A stretch of the Conexivisphaerales archaeon genome encodes the following:
- a CDS encoding nucleotidyltransferase domain-containing protein, which translates to MKLEQEQGSILAEIVNTISSFKEVIGIILFGSRARGDYDEYSDYDVIVLFASKDDMWKEWDSLFEATSRMKINLHVIPQTIEELKSANPAFLEELNMHGRLLYAKYPFEAFFKQPQLKEHCILSYDMSHLSYRKKMKIEYELYGKGMLKKLGGKRLGKGVLILPSSSAKHVAKMLEEEGASVQLLSIFIPD; encoded by the coding sequence ATGAAATTGGAGCAAGAGCAGGGATCGATTTTAGCTGAAATTGTGAACACAATTTCAAGCTTCAAAGAGGTGATAGGTATAATCCTTTTCGGAAGCAGGGCAAGGGGCGATTATGACGAATATTCTGATTATGATGTAATAGTTCTATTCGCCAGCAAGGATGACATGTGGAAAGAATGGGACAGCCTGTTTGAAGCAACTAGCAGAATGAAGATCAATTTGCATGTGATTCCACAAACCATAGAAGAATTGAAAAGTGCCAATCCTGCTTTCCTTGAAGAGTTGAATATGCATGGAAGGCTTCTCTATGCAAAGTATCCCTTCGAAGCTTTTTTCAAGCAACCTCAATTAAAGGAGCACTGCATTCTTTCGTATGATATGTCCCATCTGAGCTACAGGAAGAAGATGAAGATTGAGTATGAACTGTATGGTAAGGGTATGCTGAAGAAGCTAGGAGGTAAGAGGCTTGGAAAGGGGGTTCTGATTCTTCCTTCTTCATCTGCCAAGCATGTAGCGAAGATGCTGGAAGAAGAAGGGGCAAGCGTGCAGCTGCTATCGATATTCATCCCAGATTGA
- a CDS encoding sugar phosphate nucleotidyltransferase: protein MDLSMQAAVLAGGLGTRLGNLTKNLPKPMIPINGKPFLEYKIQELRKGGVDEIVLCVGYLADKIVNHFGDGSRYGVKISYSYDGERLKGVIGALRNASKLLNDEFIMTYADNYLRLNYAELMSKLLESEKLAVMAVYHNYNRYGKSDVKVKDNQVVYYSKHTGKEEGLEWINYGAIALRKEALEFAADDSEEGFFAELIARKEILAYEVKERFYEIGTPEGLKEFQEMFLAHGLEA, encoded by the coding sequence ATGGACTTATCTATGCAGGCTGCTGTTCTAGCTGGTGGGCTTGGTACTAGATTAGGCAATTTAACAAAGAACTTGCCGAAGCCTATGATCCCTATAAACGGTAAGCCATTTCTGGAGTACAAAATACAGGAGCTGAGGAAAGGAGGAGTAGATGAGATAGTGCTGTGTGTTGGATACTTGGCTGATAAAATTGTCAATCACTTTGGCGATGGTTCAAGATACGGGGTAAAGATAAGTTACAGCTATGATGGAGAAAGGCTGAAAGGGGTTATAGGGGCGCTCAGAAATGCGAGCAAGCTTCTGAATGATGAGTTCATAATGACCTATGCAGATAATTACCTGAGATTGAATTATGCTGAATTGATGAGCAAGTTGCTTGAATCAGAGAAGCTTGCTGTTATGGCTGTATATCATAATTATAACAGGTACGGAAAAAGTGATGTAAAGGTAAAAGACAATCAAGTGGTATATTACAGCAAGCATACAGGCAAGGAAGAGGGTTTAGAATGGATAAACTACGGAGCTATCGCATTAAGAAAGGAGGCGCTTGAATTTGCTGCAGATGATTCTGAAGAGGGATTCTTTGCTGAGCTGATAGCAAGGAAAGAAATTCTAGCGTATGAAGTCAAGGAGAGGTTTTATGAAATCGGCACGCCTGAGGGGTTAAAGGAATTTCAGGAAATGTTTCTTGCACATGGCTTGGAAGCTTAG
- a CDS encoding FkbM family methyltransferase: MNGPSRRSDRKVIAPVIYYAVRAILSFPITGYPSSRLYLWRIRSQITRKEDNGSILYGPESQITTIGDLYERYTTSLFSSYIAPDSIVLDVGANLGHFTVLAAKKAINGTVYSFEPDPFTFKLLNQNCKINMVKNVVTFNLACLDREGVFTLNLRLKNLGGHSFVKMHSWWPRETVKTVRLDDILKQTKLDVAKIDAEGSEVMILDGMRGIIRRSPNMKMFIECNPELLAKMGFTADDLIDRLEREGFTYSAILEEQMQRVPFSKDILQNRGFVNFFCERQHAA, translated from the coding sequence TTGAACGGCCCAAGCAGACGAAGCGATAGAAAGGTAATTGCGCCTGTGATCTATTATGCGGTTAGGGCAATTTTATCCTTCCCTATTACAGGATACCCTAGTTCAAGACTTTACCTATGGCGAATCAGAAGCCAAATTACTAGAAAGGAAGACAATGGAAGTATCTTATATGGGCCTGAATCACAGATTACCACTATAGGTGACTTATACGAACGGTATACCACCAGTTTGTTCAGCTCTTATATTGCTCCTGACTCGATAGTTCTGGATGTCGGGGCTAACCTCGGACATTTCACGGTTCTTGCTGCGAAGAAGGCAATAAATGGGACCGTTTACTCGTTTGAGCCAGACCCATTTACTTTCAAACTTCTTAACCAAAACTGCAAAATAAACATGGTTAAAAATGTTGTAACTTTTAATCTTGCATGTTTAGATAGAGAGGGTGTATTTACATTAAATCTCCGATTGAAAAACTTGGGGGGTCACAGCTTTGTAAAAATGCATTCATGGTGGCCTAGGGAGACTGTAAAAACCGTTAGGCTCGATGACATTTTGAAGCAAACCAAGCTCGACGTAGCCAAGATAGATGCTGAAGGGAGTGAAGTAATGATACTTGATGGGATGAGAGGTATAATCAGACGAAGTCCCAATATGAAGATGTTTATCGAGTGCAACCCAGAGCTCCTCGCAAAGATGGGATTCACAGCAGATGACTTGATTGATCGTCTTGAACGAGAAGGTTTTACATACTCTGCTATTCTGGAGGAGCAAATGCAACGCGTTCCTTTCAGTAAAGACATATTGCAAAACCGTGGTTTCGTCAACTTCTTCTGCGAAAGACAACATGCAGCATAA